The Alistipes finegoldii DSM 17242 DNA segment AATATCGGTAACGTTGCCGACGGAATAGGTCGCCGTCTCGCCTTCGGCGGGATGGAACTTCAGGTTCGCATAGGCCGGGAGGTTGGCGAACTGCGCCGCCGTCAGGTTGGTAATGTCGCTGTAATCGGCATATTTGGCATCGGGTCCCACGAACGCGCGCTTGCGCCAGTCGGTGTCGGATATTTCGTTGTAGAAATTGCTGGTAACGCCTTCGAAAACGTATTTGCCGCCATACCCCCACGTAGCCTCGCTCGAACGCCATGCCGCGAAATTCACAAGGTTGGCGATGCCTTCGGTAGACTGCGGAAGGTACCACATCCACGAATTGTTGGCTTTGTTGAAGCCCGTTTTGGGGTTCAGCCACTCCGCTTCGGTCATGATCGTGCATTTCGAGGCGTCGATGGCCTTGCGGGCATACGTCGCGGCGTCGGCATACTTCGACGAATCGAAGCCGCCCAGCCAGAGGTAAGCACGCGCCTTGATGCCGTAGACCACGGCCAGACTCGGATTGGTCTTCGACGAAGAGGTGTAGTTGGCCAGCAGCGCCTCGGCGTCGTCGAGGTCCCTGAGGATGAATTCGAACATCGCCTCGCGCGTCACGCGCGGATTGTTGCGGGCCATATCCTCGGTGGTGTTCTCATCCACGATCGGGACGGTCAGCCCCTTGACGCCCGAAACGTCGGTGTACTTGTTGTTGAGCGGATCGTACAGTCGGGCCAGATCCAGATAGAGCTGGGCGCGATAAGCTTTGGCGAAGCCCAGATAGCTTTTCTGCGCTTCGGAAAGTTCCACGCCCGCCAGCAGGCCGACCACATCGTTGCTCGATTTGATGAACGTATAGTAGCAGTTCCACGGGAAGCGACATACGGTCTGCGTCGGACCGATCAGAATGCCCGACTGCCAGTAGGTGAACCAGTCATATCCCGAACCTTCGTCGCCGGAGGAGCATATCACGTCGCCCGTGGCGGCGTCCGTAGCGCACATCATGCCCGGATAGCCGAAGTCGAAGCCGTAGTTGTTCGTCCTGCCGTACACCGAATAGGGGTAGGTCATGTTGACGGGGATGGCATTGACGATGGCCTCCACCGCAGTCGGCGAATCGCTGACCTGTCCGGAAGTCGCGCTGTCGGTGGGGAAGGTCTCTTTGATACAGCCCGTGAGCGCCATGGAGCAGACAAGGGCGAGTGTCGTTGTTTTCAATATGTTTTTCATTTCAATCCCTGTTTTATCCGTTAGATTAGAACTGTACGGTTACACCGCCCGAAATAGTGCGGATCGGCGAGTAGTTGGAGAAGTTGGTCGCTCCCGTGAACGAATAACGCGGGTCGAGTCCCTGACGCTTCGACCAGTAGACCACGTTGTCGCAGGCCAGATAGACGCGCAGTTTCTGTACGCCGAATTTCTGGGTGATCTTCGACGGCAGCGTATAGCCGACGTTGATGTTCGAGATGTTCAGGTAGCTCGCGTCGGTCAGGAAACGGTCGGAGACGCTCGTCGTATACTGGTCGCCGTATTGCAGACGGGGAATGTCCGAGCCTTTGTTTTCGGGCGTCCACGCCTTGAGGATGTCCTTGTGGTAGTTGGTGCCGACGGTGGTTCCGTAGGGCGACGACATGAAGCTGGCGTAACCCGAATCGTAGACCTTGCCGCCGATCTGGTAGTTGAACGAGATCGAGAAATCGACGCCGTAGGCCGAAACCGAGGTCGAGAAGCCGCCGTATACCGAAGGAATCGCGCTGTCGTGCAGGTAGCGGGTCGCGGAGGTGTAGTCCGAAGTCTTGGTCCGGGTGATCTTGCCGTCGTCGCCCTTCACGTCCTTGTACCAGAGCGAAGCGCCCGTTTCGGGATCGACGCCGGCGTACGAACGCAGGTAATAGGTGTAGAGCGGCAGCCCTTCGCCGACGAAATAACTGCCGTCGATATAGCCTTTGTAGCCCTCCACGGTCGTGGATTTGTGTTCGGGAGCCAGATAGGTGACCTCATTCTTCACATGGGTCAGGTTCAGGTTGAAGCTCCACAATACGTTTTTCGTGCGGATCAGGTCGGCGTTCAGCTCCACCTCGACGCCGCGGTTGACCATGTCGCCCACGTTGGCGTAATAGGACGAGTAACCCAGCGACGAAGGAACCGAGAATGCGAAGAGCATGTCCGAAGTCTTGCGGTTGAAGAAATCGACGCTTCCGCTCAGGCGGTTGTTCCAGAAACCGAACTCCGTACCGATGTTCAGGTTGGTGTTGGTCTCCCACGTAATGTTGGGATTGCCTTTCTGCCCGAAGAGCACGGCGATTTCGCCGTTGTTGTTCTCGATCGAATAGGTGTCGGTGTAGAGGTAGTAGCCGATGTTGTCGTTGCCCTGCGAACCGTAAGATGACTTGAGTTTCAGCATGTTCACCCAAGGAGCGTCGAACCAGTTCTCCTGATTGAGGAGCCACGCGGCGCCTACCGACCAGAAGTTGCCCCAGCGGTGGTCGGGATGGAAGCGCGACGATGCGTCGCGGCGGTACGAACCGCTCACGAAGTAGCGGCCCGCATAGTCGTACTGGGCGCGCATGAAGTAACCCTCCGAGTTGTAGTCGTCGATGTAGGAGTGGGCGCCCGCGCCGTCAACGACGGCTCCGCCAAGCTCCTCGTTGTCATAGGAGAAGAGTTTCGACTTGGTGCCGCTCAGGTAGTAATATTTTTTCTGATAGTACTCGTGACCGACCATCAGCCCCACGTTGTGCTTGCCGAAGGTCTCGTTGTAGTTCAGAATCTGCTGAAGGTTGTAGGCGATGTCGCGGGTGTGGTACTTCGAAATAGTACCGCCCGCCTCGGCGAACTGACCGTAATACTGGTTGTTGAGATAAGTCGTGCGGGTTTCGTCGATGTTGGTGCTGCCGTTTACCGTCAGCTTCAGCCCCTTGTAAAGCGAGATGTCCACGAAGCCGCTGCCCGAAAAGGCGTTGCCCTCGGCCTTTTTCTTGTTGAGCCAGCTGGTCTGCAGTCCGTTGGCGCCGGGCAGCAGCGGACGGGTCAGACCCGCATTGCCCTTGTCGCCGTAGTCGTACATCTGATAGCCGTTGTCGTCCACCATGATGCGGCCCGAACCGTCGCGGATGTATACCGGGTAGATCGGGGGCATCTGTGCAGAGAACGCGAAGATGTTGGCCGTCGAGGAAGCCGATCCTTCGTTCGAGTTGCCGTTGCTGTTGCTGAAGTGCGCATACGACATGTTGCCGCCCACCTTCAGCCACTTCTTGGCCTGATAATCGGCCTTCAGACGCGCGGTATAGCGCTCCAGCGCCGAACTTTTGATAATACCCGTATTGTCCAGATAACCGAGCGAAGCGTAGAACGAGCTGCGCTCCGTCGCACCGGAGATGTTCACGTTGTATTCCTGACGGAACGCCGACTGGTAAGCCTCGTCGATCCAGTCGTCGGGCGTCAGCCAATACTCCTGTCCGTTGTAGATGATCTTGCGGCCCAGCGTCGCGTTCGGATTCAGCTTGCCGTTGGTGCCGATCAGCGCCTGCCCTTCGGGAACCGTATAGACGTTGTATCCCAGACCGCCCGTGCCGTTGGAAGTCAGGCCGCTGCTGGCCAGCGCATAGGCCTTCGCCGCCGGATTGGTCTGCGCATAATAGCCGTAGAGCGCCTTGAAATGCGTCTCGTAATACTGCGCGGGCGAGGTGATCACGTCGTACTCCTCCAGCGCTTTCGAGTTGACGCCCCACTTGGCGTCGATCGTCACGACGGCGTCGCCCGACTTCGCCTTTTTGGTGGTGACCATAATCACGCCGTTGGCGCCGCGGGCGCCGTACAGAGCGTTCGAAGCGGCGTCCTTGAGGACGGTCATCGACTCGATGTCGTTCGTGTTCAGGTTGTTCAGGTCGCCTTCATAGGGCATGCCGTCCACAATCCAGAGCGGCTCCTTGCCGGCGTTGATCGAACCGAAACCGCGGACGCGGATCGAGGGGGTCTTGCCGAGATCTCCCGACGTGCTGGAGGTCTGCACACCGGCCACGCGGCCGACCAGAGCCGTCGCCACGTTGGAGGTCTGCACCTTGGCAATCTCATCCGATTTTATGACGGCAGCCGAACCGGTGAAAGCCTCTTTCTTTGCCGTACCGAAGGCCACGACGATCACATCGTCGATCGCTTGCGCATCCTCCTTCATCGTGACGTTGATCCGGGTTTTTCCGGCGATAGGCAGCTGCTGCGGCTCAAAACCGACAAACGTCACCACGAGCGTGCCGTTCACCGGAGCCGAAAGCGTATACTCGCCGGCCGTGTTGGTCGTGGTCCCCAGAGAGGTCCCATCTACAATGACGGTCGCGCCTGCAACCGGATGTCCGTTTGCATCGGAAACTGTACCGGAGATCTGCCTATTCTGGGCCGTGGCATATGCCAAGAACACGAATACGGCAATTAACGATAGTACAATTTTTCTTACCATAAGCGTTAATTTTAATTAATTTTAAAATAAAAAGTCAACTGCCCGCGTTAGTATAATGTAAATTGTTCATAATCAATACGCGAGGCCCGTCTCCGGCCAAATCTGCCAATTGCAGTCTAATTAATTGATAACCAAACGTCTGTCTCACAACAGGACGTTGTATCGGTTGCACATCTGTTACTACAGCGTAACCCTTCCGAATACGACAACAAGGGGAAAATAAGCTATTTAGACTCAATCCTGCGTCATATGGTTGTTACTTAATCATTACCTTTAAAGCGGTTTGTGTATTGTATAGGTTAATGAAAAAGGTTGTTAAAAACAATGAGAAACACGTTCAAGGTTCTATTCTACATCAAGAAGAATGCGCCTCTGCGGAACGGTTGGGCCCCGATCATGGGACGCATCACGATCAACGGACAGCGGACGCAATTTTCCACACGGCTCTCGGTCACTCCCGCCAGTTGGGACACCGCACAGGGGCGGGTCTGCGGACGGAGCAACATGGCCGTCCAAATCAACGAAAAGCTGGCCAATATCCGATTTCACATCGAGAGATGCTACAACAAGCTCTTTTACGAGCAGGCCTTCGTTACTCCGGTGATGGTCAAAGAGATGTATTTCGGCGGCAATCACAAGCAGGAGACCGTGGTCGCCTTCTTCAAGCAGCACAACGACGAATTCAAACGCATGGTCGGCGTCAGCCGCAGCATGACCACATATTATAAATATAGGTGTGTATGCCGGCATCTGGCGGATTTCGTCTGGGACAAGTACAACCGGAAGGATTTAATGTTCAAGGAACTCAACCGCGAATTCCTTACGGGCTTTCATTCCTACATAGCGCAGGAGTGCGCCCATAAGAAAAATACCACGTGGATCTACATGATCGCCCTCAAACACATCCTGATGCTGGCCCGCAGCAAAGGCTATATGAACAAGGATCTGTTTGCAAATTACAAATTACAAAGCGAATTCGTAACGCGCAATTACCTCTCCATGAGCGAGATCAACAAACTGATGCAGTACGAGGGCGACACTCCCACCTTACAACTTATCCGGGATGCCTTTCTGTTCAGCTGTTTCACCGGCTTGTCTTATATCGACATGAAGGACCTTACGCTGGAAAATATCCAGCAGGTGAATAAACAGTTGTGGATCAGTACGACGCGCCGCAAAACGGGTTCCGAAGTAAACGTCCGGCTGTTCGAAGTGCCTTACAACATTCTGCTCAAGCACAGGCCGATGACCCGGACCAAGCGAATCTTCGACCTTCCGAGCAACGGCTGGTGCAATGCCTGTCTCGACAAAATCATGTCCGAAATAGGCATTATGAAACAGATTACATTCCATTCGGCCCGCCATACCTTCGCCACGACGATCACCCTGTCGCAGGGCGTAGCTATCGAGACGATCAGCAAGCTGCTGGGACATAGAAACATACGAACTACGCAGATTTATGCCACCATTACGCACTCGCAGCTCGACGGCGAAATGGAACGTCTGTCGAAGCGAATCAACTCCCTTTACCGCAATTTGCTTCCTCCGGATGCACCCGAAGCCGGCACAAAGCTCATCTAAGCGCCGTCATCCGCCCCTTGCGCCCCTTCCCGGAGGGAAAATCACCGGAAATCACCGAAAAGACCGAAAACCGGCGGTTACAATCTGTAACCAGCCCGACACTTTGCCGGGAAAACTGTAAGTGGCGGACGTTAATCCGCAGAATATGTGTAATAGTAGTAAATTATTTTAAAAATTTATTTGTATATGAATCGCCAAACGTTTATCTTTGCTAGTGAACTTTTTATTTTAAAAAATTAACTAATAGATTAACGCTTATGGTAAAAAAAATCCTACTATCGTTAATTGGAGTACTTGTGTTTGCAGCGGGGGCATTCGCCCAAGCCAAACAAGTGCGCGGTAGTGTCGTTGATGAAAACGGAGCGGCCGTGATCGGCGCTTCGGTTATCGTCAAAGGTACGACCATCGGTGTATCCACCGATCAGCAGGGATTTTTCGTTATGAACAATGTTCCGGCGAAATCCGAGGAACTGCAAATCTCCTATTTGGGGTATGTTACGCAGGATGTGAAGATCCGTCCGAACATGCAGATTACCCTTGTTCCTGACGAGCAGACTATCGAGTCCGTCGTGGTTACGGGTATGACCAAGACCGACAAACGACTCTTTACGGGTGCGGCGGACCGCCTTTCTGCCGACGATGTGAAACTTTCGGGTATGGCCGATATCAGCCGCGGTCTGGAAGGCCGTTCGGCCGGTGTCTCGGTGCAGAACGTATCGGGTACGTTCGGTACCGCTCCCAAGATCCGCGTCCGCGGTGCGACGTCGATCTTCGGCAGCTCGAAGCCCCTCTGGGTTGTGGACGGCGTCATTATGGAGGATGTGATCGACATCGACGCCGACGCACTCTCTTCGGGTGACGCCACGACGCTGATCAGCTCCGCCATCGCAGGTCTCAACGCCGACGACATCGAGAGCTTCAGCATTCTGAAAGACGGTTCCGCAACTTCCATATACGGTGCGCGCGCTATGGCCGGCGTGATCGTCGTTACGACCAAGAAAGGCCGCGCAGGCGAAAGCCGCATCAGCTATACCGGCGACTATACGTTCCGCATGACGCCGCGCTATGCCGATTTCAACATCATGAATTCTCAGGATCAGATGTCGGTATATCAGGAAATGGCCGCTAAGGGCTGGCTCAACAACTCGACTATCGCAAACGCCTCTTCGAGCGGTGTTTACGGCAAAATGTGGGAGCTGGTAAATACGGGCAAACTCGAAAATACGGAGGCTGCGCGCAACCGCTACCTGCGTAAGGCCGAGTACCGCAACACGGACTGGTTCAAGGAACTTTTCCGGAGTTCGCTGATGCACACGCACTCGATCAGCCTCAGCTCCGGTACCGAGAAGTCGCAGTACTACGCTTCGATGAGCGCCATGTTCGATCCGGGATGGACCAAGGCCAGCGAGGTGGAGCGTTATACGGCGAACCTCAACGCTACCTACAATATTTTCGACAATCTGACGCTGAACCTCATTTCGAGCGGCTCTTACCGTAAGCAAACGGCTCCGGGTACGTTGGCCGCGACGACCGACGTGGTATTCGGCGAGGTAAAGCGCGATTTCGACATCAACCCCTACTCGTATGCGATGAATTCGTCCCGGACGCTCGATCCCGATGAATTCTACACGCGCAACTACGCTCCGTTCAACATTCTCGACGAACTTGGGAAGAACTACATCGATCTCAACGTCGTGGATACGAAGTTCCAAGCAGAACTGCGTTACAAACCCGTCACGGGTCTCGAACTGAGCGCACTGGCCGCCATCAAATATTCGGCTACGACGCAGGAGCACAACATTACGGACTATTCGAATCAGGCCCGCGCCTACCGTGCAATGGCTACTACGGTGATCCGTGACAACAACCCGTTCCTGTATACCGATCCCGACAATGCGTATGCAGTGCCTATTTCGATCCTGCCCAAGGGCGGTATCTACAAGCGCCGCGACAACAACATGCTGTCGTACGACTTCCGTTTTGCCGCTTCGTACAATACGGAGATCAACAACCAGCACATTATCAACCTCTACGGAGGTATGGAGGTCAACCAGAGCGACCGTCACGAATCTTGGTTCAACGGCTGGGGTATGCAGTACTCGATGGGCCTGATCCCCTTCTACGCCTACGAGGTATTCAAGAAAGGCAAGGAGGAGAACACCGACTACTTCGGTCTGGCCGACACCCATTACCGCAACGTCGCTTTCTTCTTCAACGGCACCTATTCGTGGAACGGCCGCTACACCCTCAACGGAACCTTCCGTTACGAAGGAACGAACCGCATGGGTAAGAGCCGCAGCGCCCGCTGGCTGCCGACATGGAACGTCGCCGGTGCATGGAACGTACACGAAGAGAATTTCTTCGAGGCGCTGCGTCCCGCACTGTCGCACTTGTCGCTGAAGGCTTCCTACTCGCTGACCGCAGACCGCGGCCCCAGCTTCGTGACCAACTCGCGCGTCGTCATTACGAGCAATACCCCGTGGCGTCCTTCGGCCGGTGTTACCGAGTCGGGTCTGACGATTTACGACTTGGAGAACAGCGAGCTGACTTACGAGAAGAAGAACGAGGTGAACGTCGGTATCGACATGGGCTTCCTGAACAACCGCATCAGCCTCGCAGCCGACTGGTACAAGCGTGACAACCACGACCTGATCGGTGTGATCAACACGCAGGGTATCGGCGGTCAGGTGATGAAATACGGTAACGTCGCCGGTCTGAAATCTTCGGGTGTCGAGCTGACTCTTTCGACCCGCAACATCGAAACCAAGAATTTCAGCTGGTCTACGGACTTCATCTATTCGCACCTGAAAGAGGAGGTGACCGACCTGATGTCGTACAAGCGTGCCATCGACCTCGTATCGGGCACCGGTTTCGGTATGGAAGGCTATCCTTCGCGTTCGATCTTCTCGTTCGACTTCCAAGGCCTGAACGACGAGGGTATCCCGCAGTTCATCAACGAGAAAGGCCAGCTCACGACCACCTCGATCAACTTCCAAGAGCGTAACAACCTCGGACATCTGAAGTATTCGGGTACGGCCGATCCGACGGATTTCGGTAGCTTCGGCAACATGTTCCGTCTCTACGGCTTCAAGCTCAATGTCTTCATCACCTACTCGTTCGGCAATGTGATCCGTCTGGATCCGGTCTTCTCCGAATCCTACAGCGACCTGCTCTCCATGCCGCGCGAGTTCCGCAACCGCTGGATGCGTCCGGGCGATGAGAACCATACGGATATTCCGGTTATCGCCAACAAGCGTCAGGTCAAGAAGGACAACTACCTTTCGCGCGCTTACAATGCCTACAACTATTCGACGGCACGTATCGCCAAGGGCGACTTCATCCGCATGAAGGAGATTTCGCTGACCTACGACTTCCCGAAGCGCTGGATCAAGAAACTCCGTTTCTCAAACATGTCGCTTAAACTTCAGGCTACGAACCTCTTCCTGATCTATGCCGACAAGAAGCTCAACGGTCAGGATCCCGAATTCTTCAATACCGGCGGTGTTGCGGTTCCGGTGCCCAAGCAATTTACGCTGACGCTGAAAATCGGTTTATAACAGACGCTAAAGTTGAAAAATATGAATACGAAAAAAATAACCACGCTAATCGTACTCGCGGCTGCCCTCGTGGCGCTTCCCGCTTGTAACGACTTTTTGGATGAGATGCCGGACAACCGAACCGAACTCGATTCGAGCGACAAGATCACCAGTCTGCTGGTTTCGGCATATTCCGAACATACCTACCCCGTAACCTGCGAATACGCATCGGACAATGTCGATGAAACGGCATTGGTTTCACCGAACTTCGAACCCGAACAGGAAGAGTACTACCGCTGGCAGGACGTTACGGCGGCCGTTACCAACGAAGCGCCTCAGGCCGTATGGAGTCAGTATTACATGGCGATTGCCGCTGCCAACCAAGCGCTCGACGCCATCAAGGAGCTGGGCGGCGCCGACACCCCGCAGCTGAAGGCCGCCAAGGGCGAAGCGCTCATTTGCCGTGCATACGCTCATTTCTGTCTGGCCAATATGTTCTGTCAGGCTTACAATCCGCAGTATGCGTCGGAAGACCTTGGCATCCCCTACATGGAGAAGGCCGAAACGATACTCAACCCCAAATACACCCGCGGTACGCTGGCCGATGTCTATTCCAAGATCGACGCCGACCTGATCGAGGGTCTGCCGCTGATCACCGACGAGTTCTACTCGGTGCCGAAGTACCATTTCAACCAGAAGGCCGCCTATGCTTTTGCAGCCCGTTTCTACCTCTTCTATCAGAAGTGGGACGAGTGTATCGCCGCCGCGAAGGTAGTGCTGGGAAGCGCTCCCGAAACGATGATGCGCGACCTCGAAGCGAACGGCAAGCTGGGACTGCAGTCGGCCGACGGACAGACCCTGCTTCGCACGATGGACTATATCGACTACTCGCACAAGTGCAATCTGCTGCTGCAGACCTCGATAACCGATGCTCCCGGCATTTCGTTCGGTCCTTACAATGCCTACACCGGGTTCTCCCACGGTAACTGGCTGGATCAGACCGAAACCTTCCGCGCTCCGACGGCTCCATGGGGCAGCAGCTATACGCTCTACTCTGCGCCGTATTCAATGAATACCGGTAAAGCCGACAAGTGTTTCGCATGGCGTGCGCCCTACCTCTTCGAGATCAAGGACCCGGTGATGCAGACGGGACTCGCGCATACGGTTTTCCCCGCATTTACGGCCGAAGAGACGCTGCTCTGCCGCGCCGAGGCTTACATCATGAAGAAAGAATACGGCCCGGCTCTGAACGACATGAACCTCTGGATCAGCAAATATGTGAAATCCGGCGCCCAGACGCTCACCGAAGCCAACGTCAACCAGTGGGCGCAGAACACGAAGGAGTATACCCCGGCCAATCCCACGGTGAAGAAACCTTTCGGCGAGACGGCTTTCCCGCTCGAAGCCGGCACGCAGACCAACATGTGCTATGCGCTGCTGCATCTGCGCCGTGTGGAGACCGTACACCTCGGTTTGCGCTGGTTCGACATAAAACGTTACGGCATTACGATCTATCGTCGCAAGCTGGCCAGCTACAACACGCTCGGAAGCGTTACCGACGAACTGCACGCCCGCGACCCGCGCTGCGCGATGCAGCTGCCGATGGATGTCGTTGCCGCAGGCCTGACTCCTAACCCGAGATAATCAGATGCTAACGATAAAACAGGATATACGATGAAAAAGAATATTATATTACTTATGACGGCAGTGTTCGGAGTGTTCGTTTTGGCGGGCTGCTCCGAGGACGACCTGAAAAAGACGAGTGCTGTCCTCGACTCGCCTACCGTCGAGAACGATTTCGACAGATGGCTTACCAAGAACTATTTGGAACCCTACAACATCGATTTCAAATATCGTTTCAAAGATGTTCTGGGCGACATGGACTACAACCTGACTCCCGCAGATTACGGACAGGCGATCAAACTGGCCAAGCTGACGCTGCACCTGACGCTGCAGGTTTACGACGAAGTGACGGGCAACAGGCAGTTCATCAGCGAGAACTTCCCGAAGATCGTCCATGTTATCGGTTCGCCGGCCTATAACGAAAACAACAATATCGTACTCGGTGTGGCCGAAGGCGGTAAGATGATGACCCTTTATCAGGTAAACATCATCGACTATCTGCTGGAGACGAAGAATATCGACCAGCTCAACGAGCTCTTCTTCAAGACCATGCACCATGAGTTCGGTCACATCCTCCACCAGACGCGGCCCTACTCGACCGACTTCAACGCCGTGACGCCTTCGAGCTACGTCGGCGACGCATGCTTCGACACCTATCGGACGGATGCAGCGGCTCGTCAGGCCGGGTTTATCACGCGTTATTCGTCGAAGGCTCCCGATGAGGATTTCGTGGAACAGCTCTCGCTCTACGTAACCTCGACGGCTGCCGAATGGGAAGCCATTCTCGCACAAGGCGGCAGCGCCGGACGTCCGCTTCTCGAACAGAAGAACGATATCATGCGTGCCTACATGCTCAGCACATGGGATATCAATATCGATGAACTGCGAAAAGTGGTATTACGTCGGCAGAATGAGATTTGGTCGCTCGATTATAACATTTAATTCGTAAAAGAGATGAAAAAACTTATCATATTATTAGCGGTTTTGCCGCTTGTCCTCTCTTCGTGCCTCAAAGACGACAAGGACGCTTTCGGCAAAACGGCCAGTGAGCGAATCCGCGAGGTGCAGGAGGGCACCGAAAAGGCGCTGACCGGAGCTGCCAACGGCTGGCTGATGGAGTACTATCCCAGTGCGACGCAGGAGTACGGAGGCATTGCGATCTACATGAAGTTCCAGAACGGAACGGTTACCGTAACTTCCGAAGCGGGAGGCGCCGGCAAGACCGCCGAGAGTCTCTACTCGTACGATCAGGATTACGGTCCCACGATCAATTTCGACACTTACAATCCCTACTTCCATATCTATTCGGAGCCGAACTCCGGTGTCGGCCCGACCAATACGGGTATGGGAGGTGACAGCGAGTTCATCATCATGAGCTACGCGGCCGACAAAGTCGTTCTGCGCGGCAAGAAGACCCAGAACACCATCGTGCTGACTCCCCTGCCGGAAACCGCATGGAACACGATGTTCGGCAAATATTCCGCGGATGTGAACAAGATGGACAATTTCCGGTCCTACGAACTCGTTCTCAACGGCAAGACCTACGACATTTCGCGCGAGGTGGCGGCCGGTTATAACTCCCGTTATTTTTCGGTTGTGACTGAAAACGGAACGATTCCCGCAAGCTTCATCTACACGCAGGATACCGGACTCAAGTTCTATGAGCCGCTGGTTGTCGACGGAGTGTCGATCGAGGAGATGACTTGGAGCGGCGGCATGTTCACCGACGAGGTAAGCGGCGCCCGGATTCAGGAAACGGTATCCAACAATAAGTTTACCTTCGCCGTATCGGGAATCAAGGCAACTTCGGTCGACGTAGAAACGACGCCGACTGTTGCAAACGAGTACTACTATTTCGACGTCGTGCCGTCGAGTGCATTCGCAAGTGCATCGGATGAGGAGATTCTGTACGAACTGATGGACGGAATCACGTCGATGAACCAATTGTCGCTCGGCAAAATGATGAAAACGCTGACGGTAGATTCCGACACGGAGTACATACCCTGCGCATTCGGTCTTAAAATCGTAAACGGCTGGATCTATCCGATCACGGAACTGGCAAAGGGCACCGCTTTCGTGAGCGGTCAGGGCGATCCGATGTCGCCGGAATACCAAGCATGGCTCGGTACATGGACCGTCACCAGTACGTCGTCCGAAAAGAGCAAGCAGCCGATTACATTCGACATCACGCTTGCCAAGAAGGTCGCCAACACCTCTTATTCGCTGACCGGCTGGGATATTTCGGTCCGCCGACTGACTTGGGCGGGAACTGCCGACTTCAAAGCAACCAACAATTCGTTCGAGATCATAAACGGGCAAGAACTCCCGTATTCGGATCCCAACGGTACGCCGTATCTTATCGCCCGCGGAATCGCAGCATCGGGCACCTATATCGTCTCTGGCAGCTACCCGGCTCTGACCGGCGTTATGAATTCCGACGGAACAGCTTCCGTTTCCTGCTATAAGGGCAAGTTCTCGGACGGCGAAGAGTTTACCGTAGGTACGGTAGGATATTTCATAGATACCGGAGGCAGCTACGGATCTTATGGTCCCGCAGCAGGATTTACATCGGGAGATCATCCGGTCGGACCGTTCAAGATGGTTAAGAAATCGGCTGCCGGCGCCCCCGCCAAAGCCGCTGCTCTGACGAACGTCAATACTGTAATCCGGTACCA contains these protein-coding regions:
- a CDS encoding site-specific integrase; amino-acid sequence: MRNTFKVLFYIKKNAPLRNGWAPIMGRITINGQRTQFSTRLSVTPASWDTAQGRVCGRSNMAVQINEKLANIRFHIERCYNKLFYEQAFVTPVMVKEMYFGGNHKQETVVAFFKQHNDEFKRMVGVSRSMTTYYKYRCVCRHLADFVWDKYNRKDLMFKELNREFLTGFHSYIAQECAHKKNTTWIYMIALKHILMLARSKGYMNKDLFANYKLQSEFVTRNYLSMSEINKLMQYEGDTPTLQLIRDAFLFSCFTGLSYIDMKDLTLENIQQVNKQLWISTTRRKTGSEVNVRLFEVPYNILLKHRPMTRTKRIFDLPSNGWCNACLDKIMSEIGIMKQITFHSARHTFATTITLSQGVAIETISKLLGHRNIRTTQIYATITHSQLDGEMERLSKRINSLYRNLLPPDAPEAGTKLI
- a CDS encoding SusC/RagA family TonB-linked outer membrane protein, with the protein product MVRKIVLSLIAVFVFLAYATAQNRQISGTVSDANGHPVAGATVIVDGTSLGTTTNTAGEYTLSAPVNGTLVVTFVGFEPQQLPIAGKTRINVTMKEDAQAIDDVIVVAFGTAKKEAFTGSAAVIKSDEIAKVQTSNVATALVGRVAGVQTSSTSGDLGKTPSIRVRGFGSINAGKEPLWIVDGMPYEGDLNNLNTNDIESMTVLKDAASNALYGARGANGVIMVTTKKAKSGDAVVTIDAKWGVNSKALEEYDVITSPAQYYETHFKALYGYYAQTNPAAKAYALASSGLTSNGTGGLGYNVYTVPEGQALIGTNGKLNPNATLGRKIIYNGQEYWLTPDDWIDEAYQSAFRQEYNVNISGATERSSFYASLGYLDNTGIIKSSALERYTARLKADYQAKKWLKVGGNMSYAHFSNSNGNSNEGSASSTANIFAFSAQMPPIYPVYIRDGSGRIMVDDNGYQMYDYGDKGNAGLTRPLLPGANGLQTSWLNKKKAEGNAFSGSGFVDISLYKGLKLTVNGSTNIDETRTTYLNNQYYGQFAEAGGTISKYHTRDIAYNLQQILNYNETFGKHNVGLMVGHEYYQKKYYYLSGTKSKLFSYDNEELGGAVVDGAGAHSYIDDYNSEGYFMRAQYDYAGRYFVSGSYRRDASSRFHPDHRWGNFWSVGAAWLLNQENWFDAPWVNMLKLKSSYGSQGNDNIGYYLYTDTYSIENNNGEIAVLFGQKGNPNITWETNTNLNIGTEFGFWNNRLSGSVDFFNRKTSDMLFAFSVPSSLGYSSYYANVGDMVNRGVEVELNADLIRTKNVLWSFNLNLTHVKNEVTYLAPEHKSTTVEGYKGYIDGSYFVGEGLPLYTYYLRSYAGVDPETGASLWYKDVKGDDGKITRTKTSDYTSATRYLHDSAIPSVYGGFSTSVSAYGVDFSISFNYQIGGKVYDSGYASFMSSPYGTTVGTNYHKDILKAWTPENKGSDIPRLQYGDQYTTSVSDRFLTDASYLNISNINVGYTLPSKITQKFGVQKLRVYLACDNVVYWSKRQGLDPRYSFTGATNFSNYSPIRTISGGVTVQF
- a CDS encoding RagB/SusD family nutrient uptake outer membrane protein, encoding MKNILKTTTLALVCSMALTGCIKETFPTDSATSGQVSDSPTAVEAIVNAIPVNMTYPYSVYGRTNNYGFDFGYPGMMCATDAATGDVICSSGDEGSGYDWFTYWQSGILIGPTQTVCRFPWNCYYTFIKSSNDVVGLLAGVELSEAQKSYLGFAKAYRAQLYLDLARLYDPLNNKYTDVSGVKGLTVPIVDENTTEDMARNNPRVTREAMFEFILRDLDDAEALLANYTSSSKTNPSLAVVYGIKARAYLWLGGFDSSKYADAATYARKAIDASKCTIMTEAEWLNPKTGFNKANNSWMWYLPQSTEGIANLVNFAAWRSSEATWGYGGKYVFEGVTSNFYNEISDTDWRKRAFVGPDAKYADYSDITNLTAAQFANLPAYANLKFHPAEGETATYSVGNVTDIPMMRVEEMYLIEAEATAHADASAGLQLLKTFMAKRDPEFSTSAVSSADVVEEIIWNKRIELWGEGVVFYDFKRLNYSLKTGYVGTNVPSDCRFSTDGRAPWWNFCIPETETQQNTALESQNNPNPVGIIDPWVQ